TATCATAGATATTTAAAATCAGATCAGTCtgccccattagttcctgccaaggcagcagctactcttcctggatgTCGAGTACAGAGACTGAGCAAAATCACTACAGAAAGAGATATTCAGACacgattaaaaataaataaaagcatttGATCCATTAACGttgacagaccccccccccccccccactctttgTAGCTTTTTCAAttcctacagtacagaacaacatattcaagtgtagaaTGTCCTTTTAAAATCACACACTAGTTGAACAACTGCAGTTGGTACCCGTTAAGAAAGTActcactgtatttactggtgttaatcaggTCAATGTCCCTGTTTTATAAGATAGTActcactgtatttactggtgttaatcagatcaaTGGCCCTGTTTTATAAGATAGTActcactgtatttactggtgttaatcagatctccaGTCCTCTGTTCTTCTTCAtcctccaatgtgacagtaatctccccctcctcttccttcgctccaaaaacgtcttcctcttctttcactgtaacagtcatctccccctcctcttcctccttcactctaaaaacgtcttcctcttctttcactgtaacagtcatctgcccttcctcttcctccttcactccaaaaacgtcttcctcctctttcactgtgacagtcatctccccctcctTCATTCCAAAAAcgacatcctcctctttctcttccttctcctcctcatcttctttCACGGTAGTCaacatcctcctcttctttcacgcTGAAAGCGTATTTCTCTtattcttctttcactgtaacagcctcctcttccacGAAACCTTCTTTCTCCGTCTAGCAGACCTCTTCTTTAGCAGCTGGGGGAGTAGCTTAGTGACTTTATGGTCgttgatgttagctagctagctagttagcgttagCCTAGTCCTACTGCCAAGTTAACCAGCTAGCTAGATGTCTAACAACGTAAATATTATATTAAATGGGGTAACAGCTAGATGACAACAAAAAAAAGCTGTTTAAAACACAGTGGCTTATATATACGTCGAAATCTTCTGAAGAGCTCCAATatttcggctatgttggctagtAAGCTAAGGAGGTGGCTGGTTGGCTAACTGTTATTGTTGAAGACGcatcccgtccactagattatacgt
The DNA window shown above is from Salvelinus fontinalis isolate EN_2023a chromosome 40, ASM2944872v1, whole genome shotgun sequence and carries:
- the LOC129839829 gene encoding acidic leucine-rich nuclear phosphoprotein 32 family member A-like isoform X2 — protein: MLTTVKEDEEEKEEKEEDVVFGMKEGEMTVTVKEEEDVFGVKEEEEGQMTVTVKEEEDVFRVKEEEEGEMTVTVKEEEDVFGAKEEEGEITVTLEDEEEQRTGDLINTSKYTISMSDFK